Proteins from one Oncorhynchus masou masou isolate Uvic2021 chromosome 12, UVic_Omas_1.1, whole genome shotgun sequence genomic window:
- the LOC135549183 gene encoding mitochondrial uncoupling protein 2-like, with translation MVGIKPTDLAPTTAVKFVGAGTAACIADLVTFPLDTAKVRLQIQGEAQLGHGAQAVRYRGVFGTITTMVRTEGARSLYSGLVAGLQRQMSFASVRIGLYDSMKQFYTHGSDSASIVTRLMAGCTTGAMAVMFAQPTDVVKVRFQAQVRLADGVKRYNGTMDAYRTIARDEGVRGLWKGCMPNITRNAIVNCCELVTYDIIKELILKYDLMTDNLPCHFTAALGAGLCTTIVASPVDVVKTRFMNSTSGQYSSAINCAYTMLTKEGPTAFYKGFVPSFLRLGSWNIVMFVSYEQIKRTMMRTKTSWESPF, from the exons ATGGTTGGAATAAAACCCACAGACCTGGCGCCAACGACGGCTGTCAAGTTTGTTGGTGCAGGCACAGCAGCCTGCATCGCTGACCTTGTGACATTCCCCTTGGATACTGCCAAAGTCAGACTACAG ATTCAAGGGGAGGCTCAGTTGGGGCATGGGGCCCAGGCTGTGAGGTATCGGGGCGTGTTTGGTACCATCACCACCATGGTGCGTACGGAGGGGGCCAGGAGCCTCTACAGCGGGCTGGTGGCAGGGCTCCAGAGGCAGATGAGCTTCGCCTCCGTCCGTATCGGCCTCTATGATTCCATGAAGCAGTTCTACACTCATGGCTCTGACA GTGCTAGCATTGTTACTCGGCTCATGGCAGGCTGCACCACCGGAGCAATGGCTGTGATGTTTGCTCAGCCCACAGACGTGGTCAAGGTGCGTTTCCAGGCTCAAGTACGTCTGGCTGACGGGGTGAAGAGATACAACGGTACTATGGACGCTTATCGGACCATTGCCCGAGATGAAGGGGTGCGGGGCCTTTGGAAAG GCTGCATGCCGAATATAACGCGCAATGCCATTGTGAATTGTTGCGAGCTGGTCACCTACGACATCATCAAGGAACTCATATTGAAGTACGACCTAATGACGG ATAACCTTCCATGCCACTTCACCGCTGCGCTCGGTGCAGGGTTATGTACCACCATTGTCGCATCACCAGTAGATGTGGTTAAGACCAGATTCATGAATTCAACGTCAGGCCAGTACAGCAGCGCAATTAACTGTGCCTACACTATGCTGACTAAGGAGGGGCCAACAGCCTTCTACAAGGG GTTCGTGCCCTCCTTCCTGCGACTGGGGTCCTGGAACATTGTGATGTTTGTGTCTTATGAGCAGATCAAGAGGACTATGATGAGAACAAAGACTTCCTGGGAGTCACCATTCtga
- the LOC135550558 gene encoding mitochondrial uncoupling protein 2 has product MVGFRPADVPPTAAVKFIGAGTAACIADLFTFPLDTAKVRLQIQGEEKGAAASHGTAVRYRGVFGTITTMVRTEGARSLYSGLVAGLQRQMSFASIRIGLYDSVKSFYTKGSDHVGIGSRLLAGCTTGAMAVALAQPTDVVKVRFQAQASSSGPNRRYHGTMQAYKTIAKEEGMRGLWRGTGPNIARNAIVNCTELVTYDLIKDALLKNTSLTDDLPCHFTSAFGAGFCTTVIASPVDVVKTRYMNSALGQYSSALNCAHAMVTKEGPLAFYKGFMPSFLRLGSWNVVMFVTYEQLKRAMMATR; this is encoded by the exons ATGGTTGGATTCAGACCTGCTGACGTGCCCCCAACCGCTGCTGTGAAGTTTATCGGTGCTGGAACAGCGGCCTGCATTGCTGACCTATTCACCTTTCCTCTGGACACAGCCAAAGTCCGGCTACAG AtccagggagaggagaaaggtgcAGCAGCTAGTCATGGCACAGCAGTGAGGTATCGGGGTGTGTTTGGTACCATCACCACCATGGTGCGTACAGAAGGGGCCAGGAGCCTCTACAGCGGGCTGGTGGCAGGGCTCCAGAGGCAGATGAGCTTTGCCTCCATCCGTATCGGCCTCTATGACTCTGTCAAGTCATTCTACACCAAAGGCTCAGACC atGTAGGGATTGGCAGTCGCCTGCTGGCGGGCTGTACAACTGGAGCTATGGCAGTCGCATTAGCCCAACCCACAGATGTGGTGAAAGTCCGCTTCCAGGCACAGGCTAGTTCCTCTGGGCCAAACCGACGTTACCATGGTACCATGCAGgcctacaagaccatcgccaaggaAGAGGGCATGCGTGGTCTGTGGAGAG GTACTGGACCAAACATTGCCCGCAATGCAATCGTGAACTGCACTGAGCTGGTTACATATGACCTCATCAAGGACGCACTTCTTAAAAACACATCCCTGACTG ATGACCTTCCCTGCCACTTCACATCTGCATTTGGTGCAGGATTCTGCACCACTGTGATTGCCTCTCCCGTGGATGTGGTGAAGACGAGATATATGAACTCTGCCCTCGGCCAGTACAGCAGCGCCCTCAACTGTGCTCATGCCATGGTGACCAAGGAGGGACCTCTTGCCTTCTACAAAGG GTTCATGCCCTCTTTTCTACGACTGGGCTCGTGGAACGTGGTGATGTTCGTTACATATGAGCAGCTGAAACGTGCCATGATGGCAACCCGCTAA